In Portunus trituberculatus isolate SZX2019 chromosome 24, ASM1759143v1, whole genome shotgun sequence, a single genomic region encodes these proteins:
- the LOC123508164 gene encoding LOW QUALITY PROTEIN: uncharacterized protein LOC123508164 (The sequence of the model RefSeq protein was modified relative to this genomic sequence to represent the inferred CDS: inserted 1 base in 1 codon), which translates to MSSFRLNTVILPLCRHAGHSGPPRNPRSYLYEVYDGDSVAGVRWWMGERVHGRIIGYSHWTRRDRRGGQEGGLAVCHREGLHIDALTVNTPEVMELMFFRTILADRGALLLCVMYRPQWQGSEPLNYLTDNLDNIMAAHNCQNVVIVGDLNHNIVLRAFTELTVVQGLHNHVDFPTHQRGGSLDPVLTDLAGDSVQSRPLDFVGTSDHLAVLSTINLAPAREEDHHRTIWLWDRADWGAVRRALRETSWDAVLTGEPHHDVTTLTTILQDLQQQHVPHRTYRTTPKDQPWFGYRCRVAAERKYCAWQQYKRRPTQRNKAIHRAACQDMTQVAKWAKARWEENNRRMLSSNQLDPKRWWSLVKEKQGVTSHERVPALTKPCGNLAVTNQEKADLLAQVFSDKMKTPEPDRQPPPLPRLVPSSIESVVITEAAVRRHLKGVNVRKAAGPDSISPHLLKQCADELTTPLVCIFRQCLVSRTWPSQWKEARVTPVHKKKEKSKPNNYRPISLLSVVSKIFERIIGEQVTRFLDEHHLHSPRQFGFRKGRSTSDLLLLLSKSWHDALDAGRXSLVIALDIAGAFDTVWHRGLVAKLEQLGITGDLLHLLSNYLTGRSLRVVVNGHTSASFPVEASVPQGSVLGPILWNIYFNDLLHIVPSASAYADDCTISLTYERGEEQAAVQTANALLSDIMAWGDRWQVKFAPEKTQAMVISRSHEDARRLRGRLRMGDNSILYRTRQQQQQQQQQRQEDRQVLRDTLDHRRKVAALTVLHKAQIQNVPHLADLRATWRRSERNTRTVLSNDLLLEAPRSRSSTHKRAFSSATVVWWNAFTAVVDVRRLSTQQMKETTHRWLHTQPHYNVQYML; encoded by the exons GATCATCGGCTACTCTCACTGGACGAGACGTGACCGCCGCGGTGGGCAGGAAGGTGGTTTAGCTGTGTGTCATCGTGAGGGCCTCCACATCGACGCCCTGACAGTCAACACACCTGAAGTGATGGAGTTGATGTTTTTCCGCACCATACTTGCTGACAGGGGCGCCCTGCTGCTGTGCGTCATGTACCGACCTCAGTGGCAGGGAAGCGAGCCGCTAAACTACCTCACTGACAACCTGGACAACATCATGGCGGCTCACAACTGTCAGAATGTCGTGATCGTGGGTGACCTCAACCACAATATTGTGCTGAGGGCATTTACTGAGCTGACAGTAGTGCAGGGACTTCACAACCATGTTGACTTCCCCACACACCAGCGTGGAGGATCCCTGGACCCTGTGCTGACGGACCTGGCAGGTGACAGCGTACAGAGCCGCCCACTGGACTTCGTGGGTACCTCTGACCACCTCGCCGTCCTCTCCACCATTAACCTCGCCCCAGCACGCGAGGAGGACCACCACAGGACCATCTGGCTGTGGGACCGCGCCGACTGGGGAGCAGTGAGACGAGCCCTGAGGGAGACTTCCTGGGACGCAGTGCTCACTGGCGAGCCTCACCATGACgtcaccactctcaccaccatcctCCAGGACTTACAGCAGCAACACGTGCCACACAGGACCTACCGAACGACCCCAAAGGACCAGCCCTGGTTTGGGTATCGTTGTCGCGTTGCTGCGGAACGAAAGTACTGCGCGTGGCAGCAATATAAGAGGCGGCCCACCCAGCGGAACAAGGCGATACACCGAGCTGCGTGCCAAGATATGACGCAAGTCGCGAAATGGGCCAAGGcaagatgggaagaaaataacaggaGAATGTTGTCTTCCAACCAGCTGGATCCAAAGCGGTGGTGGAGTCtggtgaaggagaagcaggGCGTCACCTCCCACGAACGTGTCCCGGCCCTCACTAAGCCTTGTGGGAACCTGGCTGTCACCAACCAGGAGAAAGCTGACTTGCTTGCACAAGTGTTCAGCGATAAAATGAAGACGCCAGAACCAGACAGGCAGccaccacctctcccacgcCTTGTTCCTTCAAGCATTGAAAGCGTGGTAATCACGGAGGCTGCTGTTAGGAGGCACCTGAAGGGTGTCAACGTCAGGAAGGCTGCAGGTCCTGATAGTATAAGTCCTCACCTCCTCAAACAATGTGCTGATGAGCTCACCACGCCCCTCGTGTGTATCTTCCGCCAGTGCCTTGTGTCCAGGACGTGGCCGTCTCAGTGGAAAGAGGCGAGAGTTACACCCGTtcataagaagaaggagaagtcgAAGCCGAATAACTACCGCCCCATCTCCCTGCTCTCGGTGGTCAGCAAGATCTTCGAGAGGATCATTGGAGAGCAGGTGACGAGGTTCCTGGACGAGCACCACCTTCACTCACCCAGGCAGTTCGGCTTCAGGAAAGGACGCTCCACCTCAGatctactccttcttctctccaaaTCCTGGCACGACGCCCTGGATGCTGGCC CCTCGCTGGTGATTGCCCTGGACATCGCCGGCGCCTTTGACACTGTGTGGCATCGGGGATTAGTGGCCAAGCTGGAGCAGCTGGGCATCACCGGGGACCTGCTGCACCTGCTCTCCAACTACCTGACGGGCAGGAGTCTCCGCGTTGTTGTGAACGGCCACACCTCAGCCAGCTTTCCTGTAGAGGCCTctgttccacaagggtcagtccTGGGGCCCATATTGTGGAACATTTACTTCAATGACCTCCTACATATTGTCCCCTCAGCCAGTGCGTACGCAGACGACTGCACCATCTCCTTGACTTAcgagaggggggaggagcagGCAGCAGTACAGACTGCCAACGCACTACTCTCCGACATCATGGCCTGGGGCGACCggtggcaagtcaagtttgccCCCGAAAAGACTCAGGCCATGGTGATATCCCGCTCTCATGAGGACGCGCGTCGGTTGCGTGGAAGGCTGAGGATGGGCGACAACAGCATCCTCTACAGGACA cgacaacaacaacagcagcagcaacagcagagaCAGGAGGACAGGCAGGTGCTGAGGGACACACTGGATCACCGCCGGAAAGTGGCGGCGCTGACAGTGCTGCATAAAGCGCAGATCCAGAATGTTCCTCACCTAGCGGACCTGAGAGCTACCTGGAGGAGATCTGAGCGAAATACGAGAACGGTTTTGAGCAACGACCTCCTCCTTGAGGCACCAAGGTCTCGCTCCAGCACCCACAAACGGGCCTTCTCTTCCGCCACTGTAGTGTGGTGGAATGCTTTCACTGCTGTGGTGGACGTGCGACGTCTGTCCACACAGCAGATGAAGGAGACCACACACAGATGGTTACACACCCAgcctcattataatgtacagtacATGCTATAA